In the Flavisolibacter tropicus genome, one interval contains:
- a CDS encoding DUF2268 domain-containing putative Zn-dependent protease (predicted Zn-dependent protease with a strongly conserved HExxH motif), producing MIKNKLLPLVLLFVSTCVHAQLKYSSNPDNSLFLYKDIDHFWEAFDAFKQDTTSNPFDSNYLQFRSAGIQAFLPNRIQSAEHLLNTVKARRADYEKVRENTLRISEKEKQCRSVFYALKYWYPEVQYPHVFFVIGAFNSGGTFSERGIFIGAEMQANLNNVPYVVAHELIHFQQKNWPENPTLLQQSIIEGSADFLGELISGAHINQKAQNYGNLHEEKLCREFISRMDSTQYIDWLYGVSGKDDRPNDLGYWIGYKITEQYYNKATDKRQAFEEILDIKDFKDFLRKSDYLEKYFK from the coding sequence ATGATAAAAAATAAGCTGTTACCCTTAGTGTTACTTTTCGTCAGCACCTGTGTACACGCTCAACTTAAATATTCCAGCAATCCGGACAATTCACTTTTTCTGTATAAAGACATCGATCATTTCTGGGAAGCTTTTGATGCCTTTAAGCAAGACACAACCAGTAACCCGTTTGACAGTAATTACCTGCAATTTAGAAGTGCGGGTATACAAGCTTTTCTTCCCAATCGTATTCAAAGTGCAGAACATCTTTTGAATACGGTAAAAGCCAGAAGGGCGGACTACGAAAAAGTCAGAGAGAATACATTGCGGATAAGTGAAAAAGAAAAGCAATGCCGAAGCGTATTTTATGCACTAAAATATTGGTACCCCGAAGTGCAATACCCCCATGTATTCTTTGTTATCGGTGCATTTAACTCTGGTGGCACTTTCTCGGAAAGAGGCATCTTCATCGGCGCAGAAATGCAGGCCAATCTTAATAATGTTCCCTATGTTGTAGCACACGAATTGATTCATTTTCAGCAAAAGAACTGGCCTGAAAATCCTACCCTCTTACAACAAAGCATTATAGAAGGCAGTGCCGACTTTCTTGGCGAACTGATCTCAGGAGCGCATATTAACCAGAAAGCGCAAAACTATGGCAATCTTCATGAAGAGAAGCTATGCCGGGAATTCATCAGCCGCATGGATAGCACGCAATATATCGACTGGCTGTATGGTGTATCAGGTAAAGATGATCGCCCTAATGATCTGGGTTATTGGATTGGTTATAAGATCACAGAACAATATTATAATAAGGCTACAGACAAGCGCCAGGCATTTGAAGAAATATTGGACATCAAAGACTTTAAAGACTTTCTAAGAAAGAGTGATTATCTAGAGAAGTATTTTAAGTAA
- a CDS encoding alpha/beta hydrolase, translated as MNKYVKRLLWTLLILFILMNLIAFLHAYKFTHFDTSIHKTKNGTNLSFGQKLNLALFGISNPRPQAKIVPDTVYKAIKLKSNKEIECWIIKAKEPKGTVALFHGYGGEKSSMLDKATIFRNLGYNTLLVDFMGAGGSEGNQTTIGFKEALEVKTCFDYLQQTGEQNIVLFGTSLGAAAILKSMSDYQLPVSSIIIECPFSTLLQTVKNRFSNMGIPAIPMANLLVFWGGVQNGFNAFHHNPVDYAKQINCPTLLMYGGVDTKVTKKETMAIYNNLAGQKELEIFPLAGHENYLIKYKKEWTNKITAFLHK; from the coding sequence ATGAACAAATACGTTAAGCGCCTTCTTTGGACACTCCTTATTCTGTTCATATTAATGAATTTAATTGCCTTCTTACATGCTTATAAATTCACCCATTTCGACACTTCTATACACAAAACAAAAAACGGTACTAACTTATCATTTGGGCAAAAGTTGAACCTAGCGCTATTTGGGATCAGCAACCCACGCCCCCAGGCCAAAATAGTACCAGATACGGTATACAAAGCAATAAAGCTCAAAAGCAATAAAGAAATTGAATGCTGGATCATAAAAGCAAAAGAACCAAAAGGAACTGTTGCCTTATTTCATGGCTATGGAGGAGAGAAATCCTCCATGCTGGATAAAGCAACTATATTCCGAAACCTTGGCTACAATACACTGCTTGTTGACTTTATGGGAGCTGGCGGTTCTGAGGGAAATCAAACCACCATTGGTTTTAAAGAAGCACTTGAAGTAAAAACCTGCTTTGACTATTTGCAGCAGACAGGAGAACAGAATATTGTTTTATTTGGCACTTCCCTTGGTGCAGCGGCTATCTTGAAAAGTATGAGTGACTACCAGTTACCGGTGAGCTCGATTATTATTGAATGTCCTTTTAGCACCCTATTACAAACAGTAAAAAACCGTTTCTCAAACATGGGTATCCCTGCTATACCAATGGCCAACTTGCTGGTATTTTGGGGCGGCGTACAAAACGGGTTTAACGCATTCCATCATAATCCGGTTGATTATGCAAAACAAATCAACTGTCCAACACTGCTGATGTATGGTGGCGTAGATACAAAAGTGACGAAGAAAGAAACGATGGCTATTTATAACAACCTTGCAGGGCAAAAGGAATTAGAGATTTTTCCACTAGCTGGTCATGAAAACTATCTGATAAAGTATAAAAAGGAATGGACCAACAAAATCACCGCCTTCCTTCATAAATGA
- a CDS encoding sigma-70 family RNA polymerase sigma factor, which yields MALAHIEKNIQQYTDTELVTAILDGHTALFEIVIRRYNPFLYKIGRSYGFNHHDTEDLMQEAFINSYLKLEQFANRSSLKTWIVKIMLNQCYHKSQKHSYQKEQLIESIPDHASVMNQINPQSDNGKTVIKRELNSIIETCIQKLPKEYRTTFTLRELLGLSVAETADSMQTTASNVKVRLNRAKALLRKEIEKIYTPEDIYEFNLVYCDRIVNAVMQNIYEIERRKK from the coding sequence ATGGCTTTGGCCCACATTGAAAAAAATATTCAACAATACACCGACACAGAACTGGTTACGGCCATTTTAGATGGGCATACGGCTCTTTTTGAAATAGTGATACGCCGTTATAATCCATTCCTTTATAAGATTGGTCGAAGCTATGGTTTTAATCACCACGATACCGAGGACCTGATGCAAGAAGCTTTTATTAACAGCTATTTAAAACTGGAACAGTTTGCTAATCGGTCTTCTTTAAAAACCTGGATCGTAAAGATCATGCTTAACCAGTGCTATCATAAATCACAAAAGCACAGCTATCAAAAAGAGCAGCTTATAGAATCCATACCAGATCATGCAAGCGTTATGAATCAGATTAACCCACAAAGCGACAATGGAAAAACCGTGATAAAAAGAGAATTAAACAGCATTATTGAAACCTGCATTCAAAAGCTTCCTAAGGAGTACCGCACAACCTTTACCCTTAGAGAATTGCTGGGACTCAGTGTTGCTGAAACAGCCGATAGCATGCAAACCACCGCTTCTAATGTAAAAGTGCGGTTAAATAGGGCCAAAGCTTTATTACGAAAAGAAATTGAAAAGATATATACCCCTGAAGACATCTATGAATTCAACCTGGTGTATTGCGATCGTATTGTTAATGCCGTAATGCAAAACATCTATGAAATAGAACGCCGTAAAAAGTGA
- a CDS encoding rhomboid family intramembrane serine protease, whose amino-acid sequence MIALLLILVNVLVSYKGFKDHAFFDRYKFSVDSIRLYKDYKRLITSDFLHVSWTHLLFNMLSLYIFSSSVEAYLGSAYFLLIYVVSIIGCNLLTLLIHWRDGDYSSVGASGAVSGVIFAAIALFPGMRMGFFFLPFFNIPAWIFGVLYVAFSIWGIKSKSDNIGHEAHLGGALVGMGMALLIHPEAFAQNYLPILLITIPAIVFLYLIVKRPHLLLVDNFYFKTHSDHYSVDHKYNEERVTRQQEIDRLLDKISKRGYNSLTAKEKETLKRHSRSAS is encoded by the coding sequence ATGATTGCACTATTACTGATCCTGGTTAACGTTTTAGTTTCTTATAAAGGCTTTAAAGACCATGCTTTCTTTGACCGCTATAAGTTTAGCGTAGATAGTATACGATTGTACAAAGACTATAAGCGATTGATTACATCCGACTTCCTGCATGTAAGCTGGACACACCTTCTATTCAACATGCTTAGTCTTTACATCTTTAGCAGCTCTGTAGAGGCCTACTTAGGCAGTGCTTATTTTTTATTGATCTATGTGGTCAGCATCATTGGGTGTAACCTGCTTACACTTTTGATTCATTGGCGCGATGGCGACTATAGTTCGGTAGGGGCATCAGGCGCTGTGAGTGGAGTGATCTTTGCAGCCATTGCCTTATTTCCAGGCATGCGTATGGGTTTCTTTTTCCTGCCATTCTTCAATATTCCGGCCTGGATATTCGGTGTACTTTACGTAGCGTTCTCTATCTGGGGTATTAAATCAAAAAGTGATAACATTGGCCATGAGGCACACCTTGGCGGTGCTCTGGTTGGTATGGGTATGGCCTTACTGATTCACCCTGAAGCATTTGCCCAAAATTACCTACCGATCTTATTGATTACCATTCCGGCTATTGTTTTCCTTTACCTGATTGTAAAGCGGCCCCATCTCCTACTTGTTGACAATTTCTATTTTAAAACGCACAGCGACCACTACTCTGTAGATCATAAATACAATGAAGAAAGAGTTACCCGCCAGCAGGAAATTGACCGCTTATTGGATAAGATCAGTAAGCGAGGCTACAATAGCTTAACGGCAAAAGAGAAAGAAACCTTGAAACGGCACTCACGTAGTGCCAGTTGA
- a CDS encoding YceI family protein, which translates to MTTTKWEFDPTHSELGFKIKHLMITNVSGTFKKFDVKVESENDDFTTAKIVATADMSSISTNNEQRDAHLRNADFFEVEKYPSLVFQSTKIERIDDDTFYVYGNLTMKGVSKAVKLNVEYSGLTKDPWGNQRAGFIITGKINRSDWGVTFNGVLETGGLMLGEEVKINSEIQLIKAVAVEAA; encoded by the coding sequence ATGACAACAACAAAATGGGAGTTTGATCCCACACATAGTGAGCTGGGTTTTAAAATCAAACACCTGATGATCACCAATGTTTCAGGTACGTTTAAAAAGTTTGATGTAAAGGTGGAATCTGAAAATGATGATTTTACCACGGCTAAGATTGTAGCCACAGCTGATATGAGCTCAATCTCCACCAATAATGAGCAGCGCGATGCGCACCTACGTAATGCCGACTTTTTTGAAGTAGAGAAATATCCTAGTCTGGTGTTTCAATCTACCAAGATTGAACGCATAGATGATGATACGTTCTATGTGTATGGCAACCTGACTATGAAAGGTGTATCAAAGGCTGTGAAGTTAAATGTGGAGTACAGCGGATTAACAAAAGATCCCTGGGGTAATCAACGTGCAGGATTTATCATTACAGGAAAAATCAATCGAAGCGATTGGGGTGTCACGTTTAATGGTGTGTTAGAAACCGGCGGACTGATGCTGGGAGAAGAAGTAAAGATCAATAGTGAGATTCAATTGATAAAAGCAGTGGCTGTAGAAGCCGCTTAA
- a CDS encoding pirin family protein codes for MNTNKTINAIYRAGYSDYEGLDTYRAFPTRNVPIEALDPFLFLNHHGHQVYKPNNAGLPFGPHPHKGFETVTFIVEGDLIHKDSTGFTSNIKAGGIQWMTAGRGIIHSEQSSDEFKASGGALEILQLWVNLPAKHKNAPPKYIGLQKDEVPAIKLNNDAVVHLASGSWGEVQAPIQSIADVHLSTIELKEGAQVDVTIPAERSVLFYVIKGAVTVNGETAETHDLVEFNKEGENIQIQAAADTLLLLGHAQPNHEPIVAHGPFVMNTQEEIRQAFVAYQQGQFGTWQD; via the coding sequence ATGAATACAAATAAGACAATAAACGCCATATACAGAGCTGGATATTCCGATTATGAGGGGTTGGATACTTATCGTGCTTTTCCTACGCGTAATGTTCCAATTGAAGCACTGGACCCTTTTCTTTTTTTAAATCATCATGGTCACCAGGTATACAAGCCTAATAATGCAGGCTTGCCCTTTGGTCCGCACCCACATAAGGGTTTTGAAACCGTGACATTTATTGTGGAAGGCGACCTGATACACAAAGACAGCACAGGATTTACCAGCAACATAAAGGCAGGAGGTATTCAATGGATGACTGCAGGACGCGGTATCATTCACTCTGAGCAATCGTCGGATGAGTTTAAGGCCAGCGGTGGAGCCTTAGAAATATTGCAGCTGTGGGTAAACCTGCCTGCCAAACATAAAAATGCGCCGCCCAAATACATTGGGTTACAGAAAGACGAGGTGCCGGCAATTAAACTGAACAATGATGCGGTAGTGCACCTGGCTTCTGGTTCCTGGGGAGAGGTACAAGCACCTATTCAATCCATTGCCGATGTACACCTTTCTACTATTGAACTAAAAGAAGGCGCTCAAGTAGACGTAACTATTCCGGCAGAAAGAAGTGTGTTGTTTTATGTGATCAAAGGGGCTGTAACCGTAAATGGGGAAACTGCAGAAACGCACGACCTGGTTGAGTTCAACAAAGAAGGAGAAAATATACAGATTCAGGCTGCAGCCGATACGCTGCTCTTATTAGGCCATGCACAGCCAAACCATGAGCCGATAGTAGCGCACGGCCCCTTTGTTATGAACACACAGGAAGAAATACGGCAAGCCTTTGTAGCGTATCAGCAAGGTCAATTTGGTACATGGCAGGACTAA
- a CDS encoding winged helix-turn-helix transcriptional regulator → MKNTETQTAPLTAQQCTARLAAIGDALYAIGGKWKLRIIVALTEGHKRFNELQRVVEGISAKVLSAELKELELNGFVKRNVFTGTPVVVEYELTDYSQTLHGVLDALSQWGAMHREKIRQDSLLNRDN, encoded by the coding sequence ATGAAGAATACAGAAACGCAAACAGCCCCACTTACAGCCCAGCAGTGCACAGCCCGCCTGGCGGCTATTGGAGATGCGCTTTATGCTATTGGCGGTAAATGGAAGCTCCGGATAATAGTAGCCTTAACAGAAGGCCATAAACGTTTCAATGAGCTGCAGCGCGTAGTGGAGGGGATTTCGGCTAAGGTACTCTCTGCTGAGCTGAAGGAACTGGAGCTGAACGGTTTTGTAAAACGCAATGTTTTTACAGGCACGCCCGTAGTAGTGGAATATGAGCTCACCGACTATAGCCAGACCCTTCATGGCGTACTGGATGCGTTGAGCCAATGGGGTGCCATGCACCGTGAGAAAATCAGACAGGACTCTTTATTAAACCGGGACAACTAA
- a CDS encoding Ig-like domain-containing protein produces MRHSFLFSIAILFILCIGVIGGSGCANIVPPQGGPRDTIPPMLIKATPNDSTTNFRSKRIELLFDEYIDLQNAAQNILVTPTFETPLQFDVRLRTMTIHLKDTLEPNTTYSINFGNSLKDFNEGNVLPDFTYTFSTGPVFDTLSFTGNIVLAESGKIDTTLIAVLYRNPTDSAVAKERPRYIARQDSRGHFRFHNLPPGTFRVYVLNNGGSQSRYNSRQYFAFADSPVVVRPATPPVTLYAYKPEAAPTPASTSALPPPSNGRRDNSSERRLRFSTNLSNEEQDLLKNLVLTFEQPLRIYDSSKLRLTRDSTFTAVSYSTRLDTARKQLTLLTQWVPATKYNLILDRDFAEDTLGRRLLKSDTISFTTRKLTDYGRMRVRLTNVDSTQHPILQLLQNNVVVYSTSISSGQVSVDQFIPGDYEVQILLDRNNNGKWDPGQFFGKHLQPEIVRPIEQRITVKGGSNNDYELKLE; encoded by the coding sequence ATGAGACATTCTTTTCTTTTTTCAATAGCCATCTTATTTATTCTATGCATTGGCGTTATTGGCGGCTCAGGCTGTGCCAATATTGTACCTCCCCAAGGAGGGCCAAGGGATACGATACCACCGATGTTGATTAAAGCCACACCAAACGACTCCACTACCAATTTCCGCAGCAAACGCATTGAACTATTGTTTGATGAATACATAGATCTGCAGAATGCCGCACAAAATATTTTGGTTACACCTACATTTGAAACTCCCCTTCAGTTTGATGTGCGCCTGCGTACAATGACCATCCATCTGAAAGATACCCTGGAACCTAATACCACTTATTCCATCAACTTTGGCAATTCCTTGAAAGATTTTAATGAGGGAAATGTGTTACCTGATTTTACCTATACTTTTTCTACCGGTCCGGTGTTTGACACCTTAAGTTTTACCGGGAATATAGTCTTGGCAGAGAGCGGCAAAATAGATACCACATTGATTGCCGTTCTGTATCGAAACCCTACTGATTCTGCCGTAGCAAAAGAACGCCCCCGTTATATTGCCCGCCAGGATTCCCGAGGCCATTTCCGGTTCCATAACCTTCCCCCTGGCACTTTTCGGGTATATGTTCTTAACAATGGAGGAAGTCAAAGCCGCTACAACAGTCGCCAGTATTTTGCCTTTGCAGATTCGCCTGTTGTTGTCCGTCCGGCCACGCCACCTGTAACCTTATATGCTTATAAACCCGAAGCAGCACCTACACCTGCCAGCACCAGCGCACTGCCGCCGCCCTCTAACGGTCGTCGTGACAATAGTAGCGAGCGCCGCCTGCGGTTTTCAACCAACCTAAGCAATGAAGAGCAAGATCTGCTCAAAAACCTGGTACTGACTTTTGAGCAGCCGTTGAGGATTTATGATAGTAGCAAATTACGCCTGACACGAGATTCAACGTTTACTGCGGTGAGTTACAGCACCCGCCTAGACACCGCCCGTAAACAATTGACCCTGCTAACCCAATGGGTACCTGCAACCAAGTATAACCTTATTTTAGACAGAGATTTTGCGGAAGATACACTGGGTCGCCGCCTTTTAAAAAGCGACACCATTTCTTTCACCACGCGAAAGCTTACCGATTATGGCCGAATGCGGGTTCGCCTAACCAATGTCGATTCTACTCAACACCCCATACTGCAGCTATTGCAAAACAACGTTGTGGTGTATAGTACTTCGATCAGCAGTGGCCAGGTAAGTGTTGACCAATTTATACCCGGTGACTATGAAGTACAGATTTTGCTAGACCGTAACAATAATGGGAAATGGGATCCAGGCCAGTTCTTTGGTAAACATCTACAGCCAGAAATTGTACGCCCCATAGAACAGCGAATAACGGTGAAAGGGGGAAGTAACAATGACTATGAGTTAAAGCTGGAATAG
- the recR gene encoding recombination mediator RecR produces the protein MQFSSALLENAVNEFSKLPGIGRKTALRLVLHLLKQEEEDVQHFSEVVSRMRNEIKFCQRCHNVADADICSICANSMRKQDVICVVENIRDVIALESTQQFSGTYHVLGGVISPLDGVGPSQLNIDTLIHRVQKEEIREVIFALSPTIQGDTTIYYIQKKLNPGVRITTIARGIAFGGELEYADEMTLARSLQNRLPIESYVSNK, from the coding sequence ATGCAATTCTCATCAGCACTACTGGAAAATGCGGTTAATGAGTTCTCCAAACTACCTGGAATTGGACGTAAAACAGCCTTGCGTTTAGTGCTTCATTTATTGAAGCAGGAGGAAGAAGATGTGCAGCATTTTTCTGAAGTGGTGAGCCGCATGCGTAACGAGATCAAGTTTTGCCAACGCTGCCATAATGTAGCTGATGCCGATATCTGTTCAATCTGCGCCAACTCTATGCGCAAGCAAGATGTGATCTGTGTGGTTGAAAACATCCGCGATGTGATTGCACTGGAAAGCACCCAACAATTCAGTGGCACCTACCATGTATTGGGTGGCGTTATTTCTCCATTAGATGGTGTAGGTCCTTCTCAATTGAATATCGACACGCTTATTCACCGTGTACAAAAAGAAGAAATACGCGAGGTTATTTTTGCGCTGAGTCCTACCATCCAGGGTGATACCACTATTTACTATATTCAGAAAAAACTCAATCCGGGTGTGCGCATAACTACCATTGCCCGCGGTATTGCCTTTGGCGGCGAACTGGAATACGCAGATGAAATGACCCTGGCGCGTAGCTTACAGAACCGTCTGCCTATAGAGAGTTACGTTTCCAACAAATGA
- a CDS encoding homocysteine S-methyltransferase family protein gives MTLDVKLSTLNTKHQPSAFVQAMADIRALLNQRILVIDGAMGTMIQRHKLTEEDYRGERFKDWPSDLKGNNDLLCLTQPDIIKGIHKEYLEAGADIIETNTFNAQRVSMADYGMEALSYEINVAAAKIAKQAIKEYQEENPNSQVPNSKFVAGAIGPMNKTLSLSPDVNNPGFRALTFDEAVDAYYEQVKGLVDGGIDLILIETIFDTLNAKAAIFAVKKYFRDVQQPELPIMISGTITDASGRTLSGQTLEAFYTSIMHARPLSVGLNCALGATQMRPHIEELSTIAACYTSAYPNAGLPNAMGEYDEHPSDTAHFIEEWAKEGFVNIVGGCCGTTPDHIRHIAEHVKTIKPRPLPTLEAAL, from the coding sequence ATGACCTTAGATGTTAAACTTTCAACCTTAAACACTAAACATCAACCCTCCGCCTTTGTACAAGCAATGGCAGATATACGTGCATTATTGAACCAACGCATCTTAGTGATCGATGGTGCTATGGGTACCATGATCCAGCGTCACAAGCTCACGGAAGAAGATTACCGGGGTGAGCGTTTTAAAGACTGGCCTTCTGATCTCAAAGGCAACAATGACCTCTTGTGTCTAACACAGCCCGACATCATCAAAGGCATACACAAAGAATACCTGGAAGCAGGTGCTGATATTATTGAAACCAATACTTTCAATGCCCAACGGGTATCCATGGCCGATTATGGTATGGAGGCGCTCTCCTATGAGATCAATGTAGCGGCGGCAAAGATTGCCAAACAAGCCATTAAAGAATACCAGGAGGAAAACCCCAATTCACAAGTTCCGAATTCCAAATTCGTGGCAGGTGCTATTGGCCCCATGAATAAGACGCTTTCGCTGTCGCCTGATGTAAATAATCCTGGTTTCCGTGCCCTGACATTTGATGAAGCTGTTGACGCCTATTACGAGCAGGTTAAAGGGCTGGTAGATGGTGGCATCGATTTAATCTTGATAGAAACCATCTTTGATACACTGAATGCCAAGGCCGCCATATTTGCTGTCAAGAAATATTTCCGCGATGTACAGCAGCCAGAGCTTCCGATCATGATCAGCGGTACTATTACTGATGCATCTGGTCGTACGTTAAGTGGCCAAACGCTGGAAGCCTTTTATACTTCCATCATGCATGCCCGCCCTTTAAGTGTAGGATTGAATTGTGCCTTGGGGGCTACGCAAATGCGCCCGCATATAGAAGAACTAAGCACCATAGCGGCTTGTTATACATCGGCATACCCTAACGCCGGCTTACCAAATGCTATGGGTGAATACGATGAACATCCATCTGATACGGCGCACTTCATTGAGGAATGGGCAAAAGAAGGTTTTGTAAATATTGTAGGCGGTTGTTGTGGCACTACACCTGACCATATCCGTCATATTGCGGAACATGTAAAGACCATCAAGCCAAGACCTTTACCAACATTGGAAGCGGCCCTTTAG
- a CDS encoding GxxExxY protein has product MALSNTENIYLPLSEREQLLAAEIVDIAVDIHKALGPGLLESIYEECFCYELEKRKIPFSRQQSVDIFYDNLVIQKGLRIDILVDDLVVIELKAQETIHPIWSAQLLSYLKLTNKRLGYILNFHVPLMKNGIKRIIL; this is encoded by the coding sequence ATGGCACTGAGCAACACAGAGAATATTTATTTACCCTTAAGCGAAAGAGAACAATTATTAGCTGCTGAAATTGTTGACATAGCAGTGGATATACACAAAGCTCTTGGACCCGGCTTATTGGAAAGTATATATGAAGAGTGCTTTTGCTATGAGTTGGAAAAGAGAAAGATTCCTTTCTCTAGGCAACAAAGTGTTGATATATTCTACGATAATCTGGTTATCCAAAAAGGGCTTCGTATTGACATTCTTGTAGATGATCTGGTAGTTATTGAATTAAAAGCACAAGAAACAATACACCCCATTTGGTCAGCGCAATTATTAAGCTACTTAAAACTAACAAATAAACGACTGGGTTATATTTTGAACTTCCATGTACCATTAATGAAGAATGGTATTAAAAGAATCATTTTATAA